The segment CATAATCTCTATTAACTTGTCCAATAGATAGGGTGAGTGCTGTTTTGTCTGAGAAGGCTAGAGAAAGAAATATGTCCATTGAGTTTGTGAAGGGTATAGCGATATTTTTTGTGATTACTCTACATGTTCGAGATTTTGACCTCTGGATTCCCAAAATTATTTCAACAGCAGTCCCATTGTTTTTCATGTCCACAGGTTTTTTGCTTTGGTTAGTTTATCGTGATCGCTTTGAAGCTAAAAAATTTCTTAAATCTAGGGTTGTTCGATTGTTTCCGGATATATATCTTGTTGGATTGATTAGTGTTTTGTTGTGTCTTTTGTTTGATATGAATGAATTGGATGGTTTTTGGCGTTGGATTTATGGTGACATTCGAGGTTTTGGACCTGGATCTTATTACGTTTCTTGCTACTTGTTGTTGTGTGTCTGTTTAGTTCCTTTGTTGATGTCTTTTAAGACAAAGTGGATTGTTCATCTTTCTTTTTTGTATCTGTTATCTCATGCTTGTTTGTCTTTTTATAAAAATGAGTTTTTTTATTTGATGTTTAAAGAATTTCCAAGATGGTACATTACGATTAGTCCTACGCAATATTTCCCTCATGTTTTACTTGGTATTCTATTCGCTT is part of the Desulfovibrio ferrophilus genome and harbors:
- a CDS encoding acyltransferase family protein, with protein sequence MSIEFVKGIAIFFVITLHVRDFDLWIPKIISTAVPLFFMSTGFLLWLVYRDRFEAKKFLKSRVVRLFPDIYLVGLISVLLCLLFDMNELDGFWRWIYGDIRGFGPGSYYVSCYLLLCVCLVPLLMSFKTKWIVHLSFLYLLSHACLSFYKNEFFYLMFKEFPRWYITISPTQYFPHVLLGILFASLCDRIISHKERIFAVLFFVFLCFILESEGFYNGRFMWNKVDSVPFESWETLYYGILFCFSFFIVLYNLEFYINDKLKRPVIWMGERSYQIFLVQAVYFKWINKVDLPLLNHGLSGFLVSVSVVVLSFIIYNYIYEYLRVISLKFLAVRIS